Proteins from a genomic interval of Oreochromis aureus strain Israel breed Guangdong linkage group 6, ZZ_aureus, whole genome shotgun sequence:
- the LOC120440644 gene encoding uncharacterized protein LOC120440644: MASRKRKTRLPVKRTGLRSQQHELPEEKTAEELAWDTVPASSSSAEEEEVSGRFGPAVPTASTTARDPNGELIAMMRDFLAGQQRREEVFLAELRGLRTGRESPAQAPAGASTTAATATPSTETASSPRMVLPTPAHQRGYQGSPEEVPSRQTQAVTNRLDPPASEWMRPAGPKIPPYQLGEDTENYLLRFERVAKTWRWPESEWACRLVPLLSGKALEAYTAMDEERAHHYEGLKAALLTKFDISPETYRQKFRSNTVPPGESPTETYYRLKGLYRRWIRPEQHTKEEMGEAIILEQLIRVLPGEVRTWVREHEPADGLTAAKLVSQYFNARKGAPPARSSGTPQRPPLPSSGLLKRESNPEPPENPRASNLRAAGKDFLCYYCQQPGHKASVCPIRKAKVTGACYAPRLEMEPTRVQPVDVQRYKKVKVNGQQATALLDTGSFMSLIKHSLVPVNSVDYSRQEEVLCVHGDKHPYPKVEVTVTINEQPYLLSVGVVPNLPAEVILGMDLPVLMDLLQEKEEQWKETDVGDEGNAKLNVSGSVVTRAQAKAGCQPLPDFDSSLCEGGAKGLRKSRRQRRFEKQLWSKGPDTKSIKWDVPENITLLQREDETLKVLFANVTEGGTGKWGGKEKFIVDKNVLYAVDGDHQRLVIPSSCRPLIMHLAHTLPWAGHLGRQKTYMRVSSRFFWPSMYTDIQKYCRTCPTCQKTCPARKSDRALLLPLPVISTPFRRIAMDIVGPLVKSSRGHQYILVVCDYATRFPEAFPLRAVTAPNVVLRLVQLFSRVGIPDEILTDQGTNFTSRLMQLFHNQLGISAIRTSPYHPQTDGLVERFNQTLKRMLQKFVSDTGKDWDQWLPFLLFAYREVPQASTGFSPFELLYGWDVQGPLDLLRKGWESPASASNDKGVVQFVLEMRERLGRYHEEAKVNLRDAQRSQKTWYDQQARQREFQPGQKVLLLLPSANSKLLAKW, from the coding sequence atggCTAGTCGGAAGAGGAAAACGCGCCTCCCAGTTAAGCGCACAGGGCTGCGGTCCCAGCAGCATGAGCTTCCCGAGGAGAAGACAGCAGAGGAGCTGGCATGGGACACAGTGCCAGCGTCGTCTTCTTcagcggaggaggaggaggtttcTGGCAGGTTTGGTCCAGCAGTGCCTACAGCTTCGACCACAGCACGGGACCCAAATGGAGAGCTGATTGCGATGATGAGGGACTTCCTGGCGGGACAGCAAAGGAGAGAGGAGGTCTTTTTGGCAGAACTCAGGGGGCTGAGGACTGGTCGGGAAAGCCCAGCCCAAGCACCAGCCGGAGCAAGCACCACAGCAGCAACGGCCACGCCAAGCACTGAAACCGCAAGCAGCCCCAGAATGGTACTGCCTACACCGGCACACCAAAGAGGATACCAGGGTTCTCCAGAGGAGGTTCCCTCTCGTCAGACACAAGCAGTGACCAACAGACTCGACCCGCCAGCCTCAGAGTGGATGCGACCTGCTGGGCCAAAAATTCCACCCTATCAGTTGGGGGAAGACACTGAGAACTATTTATTGCGTTTTGAGCGGGTTGCCAAAACCTGGAGATGGCCAGAGAGTGAATGGGCCTGTCGTCTGGTTCCACTGCTATCGGGGAAGGCGTTGGAGGCCTACACTGCAATGGATGAAGAAAGAGCCCATCATTATGAAGGTTTAAAAGCGGCGTTGCTAACCAAATTTGACATTTCCCCTGAGACGTATCGGCAGAAGTTCCGGTCCAATACAGTTCCACCTGGGGAGAGCCCCACTGAGACCTACTATCGCCTGAAGGGCCTCTATCGGCGCTGGATTCGACCAGAGCAGCATACTAAAGAAGAGATGGGAGAAGCTATCATCTTGGAGCAGTTAATCCGGGTACTTCCAGGGGAGGTGAGGACCTGGGTGAGGGAGCATGAGCCAGCAGATGGACTGACCGCTGCTAAGCTGGTGTCACAGTACTTCAATGCGCGTAAAGGAGCCCCACCTGCACGCTCATCCGGGACACCACAGCGACCACCACTTCCATCATCGGGTCTTCTGAAGAGGGAGAGCAACCCAGAGCCACCAGAAAACCCCAGGGCATCAAACTTACGAGCAGCGGGTAAGGACTTTCTTTGTTACTACTGCCAGCAGCCAGGTCATAAAGCCTCGGTATGCCCTATCCGGAAGGCTAAAGTCACTGGTGCCTGCTATGCACCCCGGCTGGAGATGGAGCCCACAAGGGTCCAGCCAGTGGATGTGCAACGCTATAAAAAAGTAAAGGTAAATGGTCAGCAGGCTACTGCTTTGCTGGACACTGGTAGTTTTATGTCTTTGATTAAGCATAGTTTGGTACCAGTGAACAGTGTGGACTATAGCAGACAGGAAGAAGTTTTATGTGTGCATGGTGATAAACATCCCTACCCAAAAGTGGAGGTAACAGTGACTATTAATGAACAGCCCTACCTGTTGTCAGTTGGGGTGGTACCGAACTTGCCTGCAGAGGTTATTCTGGGGATGGACTTGCCTGTACTCATGGACTTGctgcaagaaaaagaagaacagtGGAAAGAGACTGATGtgggggatgaggggaatgctAAATTAAATGTGTCTGGCTCAGTGGTCACTAGGGCCCAGGCGAAGGCGGGATGTCAGCCCTTGCCAGACTTTGACAGTAGTCTGTGTGAGGGTGGCGCTAAGGGGCTAAGAAAATCCCGTCGCCAACGCCGCTTTGAGAAGCAGCTATGGTCAAAGGGGCCGGACACTAAGAGCATAAAATGGGATGTACCAGAAAATATCACTTTGTTGCAAAGGGAGGATGAAACattgaaagttttgtttgctaATGTGACTGAAGGGGGAACTGGAAAATGGGGAGGGAAAGAGAAGTTCATTGTTGACAAAAATGTGTTGTATGCAGTTGACGGTGACCACCAACGGCTTGTGATACCTTCTAGTTGTAGACCACTCATTATGCACCTAGCACATACCCTCCCCTGGGCAGGTCATCTGGGTCGCCAAAAAACCTATATGCGAGTTAGCTCACGTTTCTTTTGGCCGTCAATGTACACAGACATACAAAAATATTGCCGTACCTGCCCTACTTGCCAGAAAACTTGTCCAGCCCGCAAGTCTGACAGGGCCCTGCTACTGCCACTGCCTGTCATCTCCACCCCCTTCCGTAGAATAGCTATGGACATTGTGGGTCCTCTGGTAAAAAGTAGTCGGGGTCATCAGTACATTTTGGTGGTGTGTGATTATGCGACTCGTTTCCCAGAAGCTTTCCCTCTGCGTGCGGTCACGGCACCCAATGTTGTCTTGCGACTGGTACAGCTGTTCTCCCGGGTGGGGATACCAGATGAGATTTTGACAGACCAAGGGACTAACTTTACCTCTAGGTTGATGCAGCTCTTCCACAACCAGCTAGGCATCTCTGCCATCAGGACGTCACCCTACCATCCACAGACAGATGGGTTGGTGGAGAGGTTCAACCAAACTCTGAAGAGGATGCTGCAGAAGTTTGTGTCAGACACTGGGAAAGACTGGGACCAGTGGCTGCCCTTCCTGCTGTTTGCATACAGAGAAGTTCCCCAGGCTTCCACTGGTTTCTCACCATTCGAGCTACTCTATGGTTGGGATGTGCAGG